One window of Sinorhizobium fredii NGR234 genomic DNA carries:
- a CDS encoding TniQ family protein produces MTFIQTLVFSRWDISPASDEPAHGYFMRLAELEGSVSMTTFAQWNDLEVNRVATNQLMETLERHPMPPEWFKRLRFNTPLRDGDGYVLRGHSLPYHHIRLGMRRWCPGCIHESPRHRGWWEVESIRHCPIHCVELVTRDEGGTLVPWSWLGFEYSRDGYALGHPLPKRDDGAPFARYLLGRFGWLEPTSAPLLDAISIPDVIDYCEFVGRFLENPPVRKHPAIGQHSGDIGYGALCGDRGDLAEAFRTWHRKYRRGHKARGVAAHFSWGYPMLAFLPESLRSTLRRAFQEAAVFETEGYDRRVKDEDFDVEFAPRVEIAKQLNIEPRAVELLAREIGVLQKTRERRTVAAEAIPAIAKFKETLIGVGEAAKRLGIHQDAIRHLVHAGYLSVFKGLNPGRRAGGRYSPDQVANVLRLIEDLPVTGPVAYGLTFHTYRVRNNILPGELAVACLKGEVVICEKRSDVPGFKRLMVHTDAKRKRQSFTRSDETMTMGEAQALLNMTYETVFVLVKEGHLGEVERSPRQVLISREAVEAFAAGHAKASDFGHGMGISGHAVTWRMQREGVRPIVKFVKGGKQIDTVFRRDDVMRVYELENDPTVLEDARVDRFWEIIVPEAAKVCPYLIFPPRLPMCGQRVWNSSRGMSAHFQYDPGLGGIHINLSARGERQNFWFDLNTEDYVVSIKEMLGVFDAVMKEATARQNAKTRERWRKRKTADNSGPPA; encoded by the coding sequence ATGACATTCATCCAGACCCTTGTATTTTCGCGCTGGGACATTTCTCCGGCATCCGACGAACCCGCCCACGGATACTTCATGCGGCTGGCCGAGCTTGAAGGCTCGGTCAGCATGACCACCTTCGCCCAATGGAACGACCTCGAGGTCAACCGCGTCGCGACCAATCAGTTGATGGAAACCCTCGAGCGGCATCCCATGCCGCCCGAGTGGTTCAAGCGGCTGCGCTTCAACACGCCGCTCCGTGACGGCGACGGCTATGTCCTCCGAGGACATAGTCTGCCGTACCACCACATTCGATTAGGGATGCGGCGCTGGTGCCCTGGCTGCATCCACGAGTCCCCCCGTCACCGCGGATGGTGGGAGGTTGAATCCATCCGCCATTGCCCGATCCACTGTGTCGAGTTGGTGACGCGCGATGAGGGCGGGACGCTTGTCCCTTGGTCGTGGCTCGGCTTTGAATACTCCCGTGACGGCTATGCGCTCGGCCATCCCTTGCCCAAGCGAGACGACGGCGCGCCGTTTGCCCGATATCTTCTCGGCCGCTTCGGCTGGCTCGAGCCGACCAGTGCGCCGTTGCTCGACGCCATCAGCATTCCCGACGTCATCGACTACTGCGAGTTCGTCGGCCGCTTTCTCGAAAACCCACCTGTAAGGAAACATCCCGCAATCGGCCAACACTCCGGGGACATCGGCTACGGCGCTCTTTGCGGGGACAGGGGAGACTTGGCCGAAGCATTCCGAACTTGGCACCGCAAATATCGGCGCGGACATAAGGCGAGGGGAGTCGCGGCCCACTTCAGTTGGGGCTATCCGATGCTAGCTTTTCTTCCCGAAAGCCTCCGATCGACACTGAGGCGTGCCTTCCAAGAGGCCGCCGTGTTCGAGACCGAAGGATACGACCGGCGTGTTAAAGACGAGGACTTCGACGTGGAGTTCGCTCCGCGTGTGGAGATTGCGAAGCAGCTAAACATCGAACCCCGCGCGGTCGAGCTCCTGGCTCGCGAGATCGGCGTCCTTCAGAAAACTCGAGAGCGCCGCACCGTGGCTGCCGAGGCCATCCCCGCTATCGCCAAATTCAAGGAGACCCTTATCGGGGTTGGCGAGGCGGCAAAGCGGCTCGGTATTCACCAGGATGCCATCCGCCATCTAGTTCACGCTGGTTACCTGTCCGTTTTCAAGGGGCTCAATCCCGGTCGACGTGCAGGAGGACGGTATTCGCCGGATCAGGTTGCCAATGTGCTGCGTTTGATCGAGGACCTCCCGGTGACTGGTCCCGTTGCCTACGGCCTTACATTCCACACCTATCGTGTCCGCAACAATATCCTGCCCGGCGAACTGGCTGTCGCGTGCCTGAAAGGCGAGGTCGTCATCTGCGAAAAGCGCAGCGACGTCCCTGGCTTCAAGCGACTCATGGTACACACGGACGCTAAGCGGAAACGTCAGTCGTTCACGCGCTCTGACGAGACGATGACCATGGGCGAGGCCCAGGCGCTCCTGAACATGACGTATGAGACGGTGTTCGTTTTGGTGAAGGAAGGTCATCTGGGGGAGGTGGAACGTAGTCCCCGTCAGGTCCTGATTTCCCGCGAGGCAGTCGAAGCTTTCGCTGCCGGCCATGCCAAGGCGTCCGACTTCGGACATGGCATGGGCATCTCCGGGCATGCGGTGACTTGGAGGATGCAGCGCGAGGGCGTCCGGCCTATCGTTAAATTCGTCAAGGGCGGAAAGCAGATCGACACCGTTTTCAGGCGGGACGATGTCATGCGGGTCTATGAACTGGAGAACGATCCAACAGTTTTGGAAGACGCCAGAGTAGACAGGTTCTGGGAAATCATCGTGCCAGAGGCGGCCAAGGTCTGTCCGTACCTGATTTTCCCGCCACGTCTGCCGATGTGTGGCCAACGCGTCTGGAACTCAAGCAGGGGTATGTCGGCGCACTTTCAGTACGACCCGGGTCTTGGTGGAATCCATATCAATTTGAGCGCTAGGGGCGAACGGCAGAATTTCTGGTTCGACCTGAATACGGAGGACTACGTCGTCTCAATAAAGGAAATGCTCGGTGTCTTCGACGCTGTGATGAAGGAGGCCACGGCGCGGCAAAACGCGAAGACGAGGGAACGGTGGAGGAAGCGGAAAACCGCTGACAACTCTGGTCCGCCAGCATAA
- a CDS encoding AAA family ATPase has product MKNLIFESLELLSLTERKARKVEFHPLLTVITGENGVGKSSLIKHIYWTLGAAPAVIHPKWKKVAVKGLLTFTIDGVRYKALRNKDRVAIFDEGDRLLLSTNSFTSELGPFLADLLDFNLVLSNRKGEPEQPPPAYAFLPFYVDQDAGWSKPLNSFDRLTQYSNFKTSVVEFHSGIRPNRYYELTAKKKQLDLQTKELGQDRTIVQNAISRLRLEPGFSGVELSLEDHENAIQDLLVKVKSIRELRQTRAAELADIVDRRVLIDEQIAIVEASIAELSEDAQWATDDIRDKIPCPTCGTMHLNDFTNRFAILTDREECFTFLSDAQQKKRGLAKSVEEIQRQIRSADETIAEIQALLDERRGDVTLRELIENEGRRTAAALLRSQIDDLETQIGKIVSEISDIDTDIREIDNPSTRQTVEKYYAAFMSQYMKALNVLDADNDAVTKISGRIVETGSEQPRLLLAYILALDVTIRKFSTAFAAPLVIDSPVQQEQDMTNAPAIIKLVTSARPHSGQTIIGTISLHGNAIDASMLREFTEKKSILSSGEYEAVYARLSPLIERM; this is encoded by the coding sequence ATGAAAAACTTGATCTTCGAAAGTCTGGAGTTGCTGTCGCTGACCGAACGGAAAGCGCGGAAGGTGGAGTTTCATCCCCTACTGACGGTAATAACCGGGGAAAACGGAGTCGGAAAATCATCTCTGATTAAGCACATATACTGGACCTTGGGTGCTGCGCCAGCCGTAATTCATCCGAAATGGAAGAAGGTAGCCGTCAAGGGGCTGTTGACGTTCACGATCGACGGCGTCCGATATAAGGCTCTACGCAACAAGGACCGCGTGGCGATTTTCGACGAGGGAGATCGACTCCTACTGTCGACGAACTCCTTCACGAGCGAACTCGGACCGTTCTTGGCCGATCTTCTCGACTTCAATCTCGTCCTCTCCAATAGAAAGGGAGAGCCCGAGCAGCCACCGCCTGCATATGCGTTTCTGCCGTTCTACGTTGACCAGGACGCAGGCTGGTCGAAGCCTCTGAATTCTTTCGACCGCCTCACGCAGTACTCCAACTTCAAGACTTCCGTGGTCGAATTTCATTCGGGCATCAGACCGAACCGATATTACGAATTGACTGCGAAAAAGAAGCAGCTGGACTTACAGACCAAGGAACTCGGGCAGGATCGCACCATTGTCCAGAACGCGATCAGCAGACTGCGGCTTGAGCCGGGTTTCAGCGGTGTTGAGCTGTCTCTCGAAGACCATGAAAATGCGATCCAGGACTTACTCGTCAAGGTCAAATCCATACGAGAACTTCGGCAGACCCGTGCGGCTGAACTTGCCGATATCGTTGACCGGCGAGTGCTAATCGACGAGCAGATCGCGATCGTCGAAGCATCGATTGCTGAGCTGTCAGAGGACGCGCAGTGGGCGACAGACGACATTCGGGATAAAATCCCTTGCCCGACTTGTGGCACGATGCACCTGAATGATTTCACCAACCGTTTCGCCATTTTGACGGATCGGGAGGAATGCTTCACCTTCCTCAGCGACGCCCAACAGAAGAAGCGGGGACTGGCCAAGAGTGTCGAAGAAATCCAGAGGCAAATTCGGTCGGCGGACGAAACGATCGCGGAGATTCAGGCCCTTCTCGATGAACGACGGGGTGACGTCACCCTTCGTGAGCTGATCGAGAACGAGGGACGCCGCACGGCGGCGGCCCTGCTTCGCAGCCAGATAGATGACCTCGAAACTCAGATCGGCAAAATCGTTTCTGAGATATCGGATATCGACACCGATATCCGCGAGATCGACAATCCATCCACACGGCAGACAGTCGAGAAGTACTACGCGGCCTTCATGTCTCAGTACATGAAGGCGCTGAATGTGTTGGACGCCGACAACGATGCCGTTACGAAGATCAGCGGCCGCATCGTCGAGACGGGGAGCGAACAGCCACGGCTCTTGCTCGCCTACATTCTGGCATTGGATGTAACGATCCGAAAATTCTCGACGGCGTTTGCAGCCCCGTTGGTTATCGACAGTCCCGTCCAGCAAGAGCAGGACATGACCAATGCACCGGCAATCATCAAGCTCGTCACGTCGGCAAGACCTCATAGCGGCCAGACGATTATCGGAACGATCTCGCTCCACGGCAACGCGATCGACGCCAGCATGCTGCGCGAGTTCACTGAGAAGAAGTCTATACTGTCGTCAGGAGAGTATGAGGCTGTCTATGCAAGGTTGTCGCCGCTGATAGAGCGAATGTGA
- a CDS encoding dsDNA nuclease domain-containing protein, protein MKLIDDMMTVKEPENGGRTAIDRFDFQTAWGISKVLKLHAADLNYAVAFEFHDDIVSLDDADAPTKAVFYQVKTQEAGNWTITRLVDRPMSTGKVPKPKASFVGKMFGNFKRFGSAAEKLVFVSNQPLVEIGTKYGEASFSTAKPEDVAKFVTAMKLENKGFKEVDHLGYFHFDYCELNLASYEQAVFGEVSLFLKDHTSAEPGSVPFTLHLANEGKRRSKRLANVKSFADLKASKFMTRADMDKWLGALDSAYLYRPSWETTSRQLAVPHQEDSRLEREWNSYMAERKRRWSAGTLELAANVKETVTPVIDAAATLKGGMEGCLPLVSDEVRRWKPNATDDFVKAVILYEYKR, encoded by the coding sequence GTGAAGCTGATCGACGACATGATGACGGTAAAGGAGCCCGAGAACGGCGGACGCACCGCCATCGACCGGTTCGACTTTCAGACCGCATGGGGCATATCCAAAGTTCTCAAACTGCATGCCGCCGATCTCAATTACGCCGTCGCCTTTGAATTCCATGACGACATCGTTTCGCTAGACGACGCCGACGCCCCCACGAAAGCTGTCTTCTATCAGGTAAAGACACAGGAAGCGGGAAACTGGACCATCACAAGACTGGTTGACCGTCCCATGAGCACGGGGAAGGTCCCTAAACCGAAAGCCTCGTTCGTCGGTAAGATGTTCGGCAACTTCAAGCGGTTTGGAAGCGCCGCTGAAAAGCTCGTCTTTGTCAGTAACCAACCCCTCGTCGAAATCGGCACGAAGTACGGCGAGGCCAGCTTCAGCACGGCGAAACCCGAAGACGTTGCCAAGTTCGTGACGGCAATGAAGCTCGAAAATAAGGGCTTCAAGGAAGTCGATCACCTTGGCTATTTCCATTTCGATTACTGTGAACTCAACCTCGCAAGCTACGAACAAGCCGTTTTCGGTGAGGTCAGTCTGTTCTTGAAGGACCACACCAGTGCCGAACCCGGTTCCGTCCCTTTCACGCTTCATCTCGCAAACGAAGGAAAAAGGCGTTCCAAGCGGCTCGCGAATGTGAAGAGTTTCGCCGACTTGAAAGCGTCGAAATTCATGACCCGGGCAGACATGGACAAGTGGCTCGGGGCACTGGACAGTGCGTATCTATACCGGCCAAGCTGGGAAACCACCTCGCGGCAACTCGCGGTTCCACATCAGGAAGACAGCAGGCTAGAGCGGGAGTGGAACAGCTACATGGCCGAACGCAAGCGCCGCTGGAGTGCTGGCACCCTAGAGCTTGCGGCAAACGTGAAGGAAACAGTCACCCCCGTCATCGACGCCGCTGCCACGTTGAAAGGGGGAATGGAAGGGTGCTTACCCCTTGTCTCTGACGAAGTGAGGCGCTGGAAGCCCAATGCGACCGATGACTTCGTTAAGGCGGTCATCCTCTACGAGTACAAGCGATGA
- a CDS encoding ATP-binding protein, with protein sequence MIILPNFHEVSYVNDEKARLAMLKLSPAERQEQVKNLLVRYPRFNTAYKEVFGLHKQGKDGAPITGEIVGFLGNSRAGKSWLLKTLLRDNKPYQLTPESSFTYPFAYVEVMDRWGAPDLATALYLATGASSVPYIGGKSLESKCVRRVASHGTVFVILDDAHYIFEAPPAKRKGMLSLIKALADSGACSILLAGLNVIEAGMLEHRQHFNRASFPAAHLAEHDTSMNEELDHYLEFLAGVSERLPFAEDSGLDRDEWIDEWKLAAGGSVGLTMNIVIDAARRAIAEDAPCIAGKHLKAACFMRKRIGETTYPFQMAA encoded by the coding sequence ATGATCATCCTGCCCAATTTTCATGAGGTTTCCTACGTGAACGACGAGAAGGCGCGTCTCGCCATGCTCAAGCTTTCCCCGGCCGAAAGGCAGGAGCAGGTCAAGAACCTCCTTGTCCGGTATCCACGCTTCAATACGGCTTACAAGGAAGTCTTCGGCCTGCATAAGCAGGGAAAGGACGGCGCGCCCATCACAGGCGAAATCGTCGGCTTCCTGGGCAATTCCCGCGCTGGCAAGTCGTGGCTCCTGAAAACGCTCCTGCGCGACAACAAACCGTATCAACTCACGCCCGAAAGCAGTTTTACCTATCCATTCGCCTACGTGGAGGTCATGGACAGGTGGGGCGCGCCTGACTTGGCGACGGCGCTCTACCTCGCCACCGGGGCGTCCTCGGTACCATACATCGGCGGTAAATCGCTCGAGAGCAAATGCGTTAGGCGCGTCGCCAGCCATGGCACCGTGTTCGTTATCCTGGACGATGCCCACTACATTTTCGAGGCCCCACCCGCGAAGCGGAAAGGCATGCTTTCGTTGATCAAGGCCTTGGCAGACAGCGGGGCTTGCTCAATCCTCCTGGCTGGCCTGAACGTCATCGAGGCGGGAATGTTGGAACACAGGCAGCATTTTAACCGGGCTTCCTTCCCGGCGGCACATCTTGCTGAACACGACACTTCGATGAACGAGGAACTCGACCACTACCTCGAATTTCTGGCGGGCGTTTCCGAACGCCTTCCGTTTGCGGAAGACTCCGGTCTCGACCGTGATGAATGGATCGATGAGTGGAAGCTCGCCGCAGGCGGTTCCGTCGGCCTGACGATGAACATCGTGATCGACGCCGCACGTCGCGCGATCGCAGAAGACGCGCCATGTATCGCGGGCAAGCATCTCAAGGCGGCCTGCTTCATGCGCAAGCGCATCGGCGAGACCACGTATCCTTTCCAGATGGCGGCGTGA